GCGCAGATGATAGAGCGAATTGTTGATGAGAGAAATTCTGGAATACGAAGCTACATTAGGAACATTCTGAAGTTCAATAAGAACTGATGATGCTGACATTGAGAAAGCGTTCTTTCGGAGAATATCAGATGCTTCCTTCAATTTAGAGCTGTTCTCAAAAGGAGAAGAGCTGAGCGCAAGCAATGCCTTCACATTGTGGGAATTAACTGCCTCTGAAAAGAACAGCATTCCTGCGCAGGAAAGCTCAAGCTCAGGATATGAAGAATTTTTTAATGCAATCTCTGATATGTTAAGGGCAGAAGAGGGAATATCTGAATCAATCTCCCTTGCATAAAGCTCTGCTGCGTAAAGCTCTGAAGAGGACTCTGCAAATGAAGCCTCAATCCTTTTCTCATATGAATTTTCCAGAAGAGAAAGCCTTGATGAGATAGATTCAGCTGAAAGGGACAGGTTTTTCAGGCTCTTATAATTTCTCCATTTCAAAAGGCCTGCAATTTCGGATATTGATGATGAAATCGCTGAGGATTCAGAAAGCAATTGCGAATCTTCTAAAAGCTTTGAGTAATTGTAAATCTCAGGAAGAGTTGATTTCTGCTTTGAAATCAGCATGTTCATGCGCTCATACAATGAATTATACATGGAGAATGTGCTGTTAAGGCTATTCTCCCCTGAATCTGCCTTTGCGAAGAGCAATTCAGCAGAATTCATCAATCTTTCAGAGAATATTTTTCCGCTTGATGAATAATCTCCTTCTTTCCAGGCATTCTCAATTGCTCGCTTGTCATTTTCAATGCTTTTTTCTATACTTCCTGAGGAATCCAATATGCCTGATAAGGACAGCATTTCCTCAGAGAGATTTGGAAGGTAGTTTTTTGCAATAAGGAAATATTCGCTTCTAAGCCTGCCCATCCTGGAAATTGATGAGGAGATATTGGCATCCAAAGCATCCATTTCAGAATAAATCATTTCCTTAATGCCAGCTTCCTCTGAAGTGAGATGATAATTTATTGAAACAATCGCGCTCTTTTCCCGCTTTGCACCCTCTGTTGAACAGGAAAAGCTTTTCTTGTTTCTGCACTCAACCTCAAAAAGGTAGATTGCCTGCCCTTCCCCTGACTTGTTCAGGCTTATCACATATTCCTTCTCAAATGAGTCAGAAGTGAGAATTATCTTTTCATCTGAAATTGTTATATTCTGGGAAAAGTCCCTGAATCTGTAGCTGCATTCCGCCTCGCACCCGATGAATCTCTGCACAACAACTTTGAAAAAGACATGGTTGACATCCTTGTTCGTGCTGTCCAGGCTTATGCTTGAGGGCTCAATCCTCAGGACAAGCTCGTCTTTTATTATGAAATTAAACTTCCACACAATCAATGCGAAAGCTGCAATAAGCAAAAGCCCAAGAATAAAGAGGAAACCAAGAAATTTCCTGCTCTTCGTTACAGGAGCGCTCTCATTTCCAGGATTTTTTATCTCATATGAATTCTCTTCGCTCTCTTCTTTTTCAGCCATGGAAATGCAATTTGAGAAAGTAGTATTTAAATATAACTGAGAAGGCAATCAAAGAGAGAAAATATTAGGAATTTTAAGAAAATTAAGAATATTCAGGGCTTATTTTCTTTCTGCGATTATTATCAAATCCTTCTCCTCCTTAATCTCCTTTTTCACCCTGAATTTTTCAAGAACAATCTTTCTTATGTAATCTGCCTTGGGCGACTTGCGCATGATTGTCACTGCAACATCCCTCTTTGCAACCCGCTCAATCTCAGAAATCCCTTCTTCAATGTCCTCAAAATTATGAACTGCGCTCACGCATATCACAAAATCAAACTCCCTGTCCCGGAAGGGAATGCTCTCTGCAAAACCTCTTATAAGATGAAGCCCTTTCCTTTTCTTTGCTTTTGCGAGAAGATTTTCGCTCGGGTCAATTCCTATTACATTGCAGTCAAACACCTCAGAAGAGAAGCAGGGTCCGCAGCCAACATCAAGGAGGAAATCCCCCTTTTTAACATTGAGGTTTTCCTTTATTATCCTGAGCTTTGAAAGCTGCTCTTCCTTGTGGAGCTCTATGTAGGAGTCAGCGATTGAATTGTAATAATTGTCCATGAGCATGATGAAAAATATGGGGAATTAATAAATCTTATTCAGGAAATCAGATGTTCAGCTCATAAACTCTCCATAAAAAAGCGCGCTTTCCCATGTTGTCAAGGGGCCTGAGCATGTCAAGGTTCCTCTCTGCTGTCTCTGAGCCGCTTCCCTCTTTTATCCCAAGTTTTATTCCTGCCTGAAATGCCTTGTAGTAAAGAAGGGCGTCAATGCCTGTCTTCCTGTACTGCTCGGCAACTCCGACAATAAGAATCCTGACTGATGAAAAATCCTTGTTAAGTTTTTTCCTCTGAATATCTGAGAAAATTGCAAGGTCTCTTTTTATGTCTGCAACGCTGAACGGATTCTTTGATGGAATATGCCCCGGATGCAAAGAATCATAATGCGAGATTACCTCATTTATGTTAGGGACTGTGACTTCAACTCCAATAGGAGCGCCGTCCTTTTCAGCAATAAAGACAAAATCCTCAAGAGCAATTGTCTTTATGCCTTTAGCCAGTGCAGCGAATTCAGGGTCAGTCATATTCACAAACTGCGGATGAGTGCCTTTTCCCCACTCAGAATTGTAAAGGGACTTTATTATCTCAATCTCCCTGTCGATGTTCTTGAATTCCCCGTTTCTGATTTTAACTCCGGTCCTTTCAAGAAGCCGCGCTTCCTGCTTTTTTATCCTGTCAACATAAGCATACATCTTATCGCTGGTGTGGTCAAAGATGTGGCTGAACCAGTCATCAAGCTTTGTGAAGCCGAAAGAGGTGAAATACTCCTGATAATAAGGCGTGTTGTAGGGCTCCATAAAAAAAGGATTGTACTGGAAGCCGTCAATCAAAAGCCCAACCTCTCCGTTTGCATTGAACTTTGCAGGGCCGATTACCTTGTCGCATCCGTTTCTTTTCAGGCAGCCGACAGCAGCTTCGAGAAGGTCTTCTGACAGGCGCTTGTCTTCAACGCAGTCAAACATTCCAATCCATCCTGTGTTCTCGCTGTGCTCTTCATTGTATTTGTGGTCAATATATGCAGCAATCCTTCCAA
The Candidatus Woesearchaeota archaeon genome window above contains:
- a CDS encoding class I SAM-dependent methyltransferase, which translates into the protein MDNYYNSIADSYIELHKEEQLSKLRIIKENLNVKKGDFLLDVGCGPCFSSEVFDCNVIGIDPSENLLAKAKKRKGLHLIRGFAESIPFRDREFDFVICVSAVHNFEDIEEGISEIERVAKRDVAVTIMRKSPKADYIRKIVLEKFRVKKEIKEEKDLIIIAERK